Proteins encoded in a region of the Armatimonadota bacterium genome:
- a CDS encoding isomerase, translating to MGSLKVGVALWSLSAGETEEKLLNALQTAAELGFEGVQLWNVASYGPCVLDPDVCQGAQRAEWRRRVESFGLQISGFCAQMSGPNRFGGFDEAEGIEERIAKTQRCIELAVDMGSPIVTTHPGVIPEDRNAPVYSIIRDAIEQIARHAERVGGIFCIETGMEPASVLRQFIEDIGSPALRVNYDPANMLWYGVLEGVRELAPYIVHTHAKDHNPETKRPTVGQGAVPWDEYIALLRSIGYDGWYAVEDESGQDVVESLRRGLEFLKRY from the coding sequence ATGGGCTCATTGAAGGTTGGAGTAGCACTGTGGTCGCTGTCGGCAGGGGAGACGGAGGAGAAGCTGCTGAACGCTCTGCAGACGGCGGCGGAGCTGGGATTTGAGGGCGTGCAGCTGTGGAACGTTGCCAGCTACGGACCCTGTGTGCTGGACCCCGATGTGTGTCAGGGTGCTCAACGCGCTGAATGGCGCAGGCGGGTAGAGTCGTTCGGGTTGCAAATCAGCGGATTCTGTGCGCAGATGTCTGGTCCCAATCGCTTTGGCGGGTTCGACGAGGCGGAGGGCATCGAGGAGCGCATCGCCAAGACGCAACGGTGCATCGAGTTGGCGGTAGATATGGGTTCGCCCATCGTCACCACGCATCCGGGGGTTATCCCCGAGGATAGGAACGCCCCTGTCTACTCCATCATTCGTGACGCGATAGAGCAGATAGCCAGACATGCAGAGAGAGTGGGGGGCATCTTCTGCATCGAGACGGGTATGGAACCGGCATCCGTGTTGAGGCAGTTTATCGAGGACATCGGCAGCCCTGCATTAAGGGTGAACTACGACCCGGCGAACATGTTGTGGTATGGGGTGCTGGAGGGCGTGCGCGAGCTGGCTCCATACATCGTGCATACGCACGCGAAAGACCACAACCCCGAAACCAAGAGACCCACCGTCGGGCAGGGAGCGGTGCCTTGGGATGAGTATATCGCCTTGCTGAGGTCTATCGGCTACGACGGCTGGTATGCGGTAGAGGACGAGAGCGGTCAAGATGTGGTAGAGTCTTTACGGCGGGGGCTGGAGTTTCTAAAGAGATACTGA
- a CDS encoding glycosyl transferase, whose protein sequence is MWRELQAVNPQVSPFQTWEWASLWWKHFGKGKRAQVLCVQAGDETVGIAPLYARWTGMGRVLRWIGTGISDRLGIIALPEYERAVAESVSEWLEEQPCVDLHQMADGSWIARAVEARGWHVVEQEKCPYVVLPETWDAYWGSLSKKMRFNIGYAQRQVQRDLGDMRLDTADSEGLPDALEALFDLHTRRWRQRMLPGGFFHPRVRRFHREWAQYALRNGWLRLHMLWAGGSVRAVLYVFHFGRRAYYYLGGFDTALARYSVGTVLTAYAIRRAIEEGCVVFDFLRGDEPYKYRWKPQVQWHRRAYHARGTLAWAWRKRVDWETRFWWWLQARLHGKGAS, encoded by the coding sequence GTGTGGCGCGAGCTGCAGGCGGTGAACCCACAGGTTTCGCCTTTTCAGACGTGGGAGTGGGCGAGTCTGTGGTGGAAGCACTTTGGCAAAGGCAAAAGGGCGCAGGTGCTGTGCGTGCAGGCAGGCGATGAAACAGTCGGCATTGCTCCGCTATACGCCCGCTGGACAGGGATGGGCAGGGTACTGCGCTGGATAGGCACAGGTATTTCCGACAGACTGGGTATCATTGCCTTGCCCGAGTATGAGCGGGCGGTTGCCGAGTCGGTGTCAGAATGGCTAGAGGAGCAGCCCTGCGTGGATTTGCACCAGATGGCGGACGGTTCATGGATAGCGCGCGCGGTAGAGGCGCGAGGCTGGCATGTGGTGGAGCAGGAGAAGTGCCCTTATGTTGTATTGCCTGAAACGTGGGATGCCTACTGGGGGTCTTTAAGTAAGAAGATGCGCTTCAACATCGGCTATGCCCAGAGGCAGGTGCAGAGAGATTTGGGCGACATGCGCCTGGATACCGCTGATTCGGAAGGATTGCCGGACGCTCTGGAAGCGCTGTTCGACCTGCACACGCGCCGGTGGCGACAGCGGATGTTGCCCGGGGGGTTCTTCCATCCGCGCGTGAGGCGTTTTCATCGCGAGTGGGCGCAGTATGCTTTGCGGAATGGCTGGTTGCGCCTCCACATGTTGTGGGCGGGTGGATCGGTGCGGGCGGTGCTGTATGTGTTTCATTTCGGGCGGCGTGCGTATTACTATCTGGGGGGTTTTGACACCGCGCTGGCTCGCTACAGTGTGGGCACGGTGCTGACCGCCTACGCCATCCGTCGGGCGATAGAGGAGGGCTGTGTGGTGTTTGACTTCCTGCGTGGGGACGAACCTTACAAATATCGCTGGAAGCCGCAGGTGCAATGGCATCGGCGGGCGTACCATGCGCGAGGCACACTTGCGTGGGCATGGCGCAAACGGGTAGACTGGGAGACCCGTTTCTGGTGGTGGCTACAGGCGCGTTTGCACGGGAAGGGGGCATCGTAG